From Sediminibacterium sp. TEGAF015, a single genomic window includes:
- a CDS encoding C40 family peptidase — MKRKLYINLLVAVLVMSSCNTVRNLVNKDNSTQKPVTKVYGTEKREFINGIEVTLGTVTTTKHKTSSSATTIKNKTNSSSNGNPPTKAELEKASWLQLKYAIVMDMPAEELTNIPLLEIMDKWWGTRYCIGGSTMNCIDCSAFTQVIMKEIYNIQLPRTSQEQFNMMQPIPIDELQEGDLVFFNTGGRGISHVGVYMQNNKFLHASTSQGVTISDLNDKYWNPKFRGGGRIR, encoded by the coding sequence ATGAAGCGTAAATTATATATTAATTTATTGGTGGCTGTGCTGGTGATGAGTAGCTGTAATACTGTAAGAAACCTGGTTAATAAAGATAATTCAACCCAAAAACCGGTTACCAAAGTGTATGGTACGGAAAAAAGGGAATTTATAAATGGAATTGAAGTGACTTTGGGCACTGTTACTACTACAAAGCACAAAACTTCCAGTTCTGCAACTACCATCAAAAATAAAACCAATAGCAGCAGTAACGGGAATCCGCCAACTAAAGCTGAATTAGAAAAAGCCAGCTGGTTACAATTGAAATATGCTATTGTAATGGATATGCCTGCGGAAGAATTGACAAATATTCCTTTACTTGAAATAATGGACAAATGGTGGGGTACCCGATATTGTATTGGAGGAAGTACGATGAACTGTATTGATTGTTCTGCATTTACACAGGTAATCATGAAAGAGATATACAATATTCAATTGCCCAGAACTTCTCAGGAACAATTTAATATGATGCAGCCCATACCCATTGATGAACTTCAGGAAGGCGACCTTGTATTTTTTAATACAGGTGGCAGGGGAATTTCTCACGTAGGCGTATATATGCAAAACAATAAATTCCTGCATGCTTCTACTTCACAAGGAGTAACCATTTCCGATCTGAATGACAAATACTGGAATCCTAAATTCAGGGGAGGTGGAAGGATTCGTTAA
- a CDS encoding M1 family metallopeptidase, with protein sequence MKSFHLLPAILLLLFASFSQAQKLPPEKFTKADTLRGSITPERAWWNLLHYNISVQPNITARTISGAVTIRFKALQNPAKMQVDLQQPLQIDSVVWQKGKKEKLVFRHTGNVALVTMPVSLKAGMEGLVTVYYQGVPRAAVRAPWDGGISWTKDELGNPFVATSCQGLGASVWWPCKDHQYDEPELGVTIGVRIPDTLMNVSNGRLIETIQHNDATKTWVWQVTSPINNYSVSMNIGKYVQLKDSYKGDAGNLDLTYYVLPQNLAAAKKQFDQVKPMIKCFEYWFGPYPFYADGFKLVEVPYLGMEHQSNVAYGNKYQNGYLGRDLSGTGWGLKWDFIIIHESGHEWFGNNITSVDIADMWIHEGFTNYSETLFTECMDGKEAGNAYNKGARRNIKNDKPILGVYNVHNTGSGDMYPKASAMIHSIRMSMHNDEKFRQLLRHLNKQFFHRQVTTSLIEKEMSAFAGYDLKPVFKQYLTTTQVPVLDYQLSADGKQLKYRYSNAVSDFNLQLPITAGTDILVLKPKVKQWQMLQLTPKQADGLNLEKLADYFYITLNGRKEGQIKMN encoded by the coding sequence ATGAAAAGCTTTCATTTGTTACCGGCAATTTTATTGCTTTTATTTGCCTCATTTAGTCAAGCGCAAAAGTTACCGCCTGAAAAATTTACCAAAGCAGATACCCTCAGAGGAAGTATTACACCAGAGCGGGCCTGGTGGAATTTATTGCATTACAACATAAGTGTTCAGCCCAATATAACTGCACGTACTATTTCAGGTGCGGTTACCATCCGTTTCAAGGCATTGCAAAATCCAGCTAAAATGCAGGTAGATCTGCAACAGCCTTTGCAGATTGACAGTGTGGTGTGGCAAAAAGGGAAAAAGGAAAAACTGGTATTCCGTCACACAGGTAATGTTGCCTTGGTTACCATGCCAGTTTCTTTAAAAGCAGGAATGGAAGGATTGGTAACGGTTTATTATCAGGGTGTGCCCAGAGCTGCTGTTAGAGCGCCTTGGGATGGAGGTATCAGCTGGACTAAAGACGAATTGGGGAATCCATTTGTTGCTACTTCATGTCAAGGTTTAGGTGCTAGCGTGTGGTGGCCCTGTAAAGATCATCAATACGACGAACCTGAATTGGGCGTTACTATAGGTGTTAGGATTCCTGATACGCTGATGAATGTTTCAAATGGAAGATTAATCGAGACTATTCAACACAATGATGCAACCAAAACTTGGGTTTGGCAGGTTACTTCTCCCATAAATAATTACAGTGTGAGTATGAACATTGGCAAATATGTTCAATTAAAAGACAGCTACAAAGGAGATGCCGGCAATTTGGATCTTACTTATTATGTGTTGCCTCAAAATTTAGCTGCTGCCAAAAAGCAATTTGATCAGGTTAAACCCATGATCAAATGTTTTGAATATTGGTTTGGCCCCTACCCTTTTTATGCAGATGGTTTTAAATTGGTTGAAGTGCCTTATCTCGGAATGGAACACCAAAGTAATGTGGCCTATGGGAATAAGTACCAGAACGGTTACCTGGGAAGGGATTTATCTGGAACAGGTTGGGGACTAAAGTGGGATTTTATTATTATACATGAAAGCGGTCATGAATGGTTTGGTAACAATATCACTTCTGTTGATATAGCCGATATGTGGATTCACGAAGGATTTACCAATTACTCCGAAACCCTATTTACGGAATGCATGGATGGAAAAGAAGCCGGGAATGCCTATAACAAAGGAGCAAGAAGAAATATCAAAAATGACAAACCCATTCTGGGAGTTTACAATGTGCACAATACAGGAAGTGGTGATATGTATCCCAAAGCCTCAGCAATGATTCATTCGATAAGAATGTCTATGCACAATGATGAAAAATTCAGACAGTTACTGAGACATCTAAATAAGCAATTTTTTCATAGGCAGGTAACTACTTCCTTGATTGAAAAAGAAATGTCTGCTTTTGCCGGATATGATCTGAAGCCTGTATTTAAGCAATATCTAACTACTACACAGGTTCCCGTATTAGACTATCAATTGTCTGCAGATGGTAAACAATTAAAATACAGGTATTCCAATGCTGTCAGTGATTTTAACTTACAATTACCTATTACAGCAGGTACTGATATCTTAGTTTTGAAGCCGAAAGTAAAACAATGGCAAATGCTTCAGCTAACACCAAAGCAGGCTGATGGATTAAACCTTGAAAAATTAGCTGATTATTTTTATATAACATTGAACGGACGTAAAGAGGGTCAAATTAAAATGAATTAG
- a CDS encoding polysaccharide biosynthesis C-terminal domain-containing protein, whose translation MGTIRKQTIISSFLVYIGFFIGAINMYIYTKDGSFTLEQFALTRIFFDFAQNMYAFGALGVIPVIYKFYPYYKDNLEKHRIDLMTWGMLAAFIGFVLVLTAGWYFRPFFESQFVEKSKLIVDYYYWMFPFALGMLFFSVLEGFCWALQQTVFSNFLKETGLRIITSVFIALYYFKLIPFESFVYFFAFLYLIIFLILLSYLYYTRQLHFPATISRVTKKFWKKMLGMQVLIYSGTVIASIAATIDSFIIAKFQGLAVVGVFGLAQYAANLIQVPQRSIQAISAGVLSRAWKDKDLDEIKRIYKRSCINLLIMALFIFGNLWLNVADGMKVLHIQREYEAGIATIFILGMVRIIDAGTGLNAMVINTSTYWRFDFISGVILLAFRLPLTYYLIMHYGIIGSAFAELFAYSLYNFIRFEFLRRKFKMQPFDHKTLQTLVSATIAFTIPFFIFREMEGWLPIFLRTLIFSGLFILSVFKLALTPDAGQLYHNFMKRFQKD comes from the coding sequence ATGGGAACCATCAGAAAACAAACGATCATTTCCAGCTTTCTGGTTTACATAGGCTTTTTTATTGGAGCCATCAATATGTACATCTATACCAAGGATGGTTCCTTTACATTGGAACAATTTGCCCTAACGCGTATATTTTTTGATTTTGCACAAAACATGTATGCTTTTGGTGCATTAGGTGTTATACCGGTGATATATAAATTTTACCCTTATTATAAAGACAATTTAGAGAAGCACCGAATTGATTTAATGACTTGGGGAATGCTGGCTGCATTCATCGGATTCGTATTGGTTTTAACAGCAGGATGGTATTTCAGGCCTTTCTTTGAATCTCAGTTCGTAGAAAAATCCAAACTGATTGTTGATTATTATTATTGGATGTTCCCCTTTGCACTTGGTATGTTGTTTTTTTCTGTTCTGGAGGGATTTTGCTGGGCTTTGCAGCAGACAGTGTTTTCCAATTTTCTAAAAGAAACTGGACTTAGAATCATCACCAGTGTTTTCATTGCTCTTTATTATTTCAAGTTGATTCCTTTTGAGTCTTTTGTTTACTTCTTTGCTTTTTTATACCTTATTATTTTTCTAATTCTACTCAGTTATCTGTATTACACCCGTCAGTTACATTTTCCTGCCACCATCAGTAGAGTAACCAAAAAATTCTGGAAAAAAATGCTGGGTATGCAGGTTCTGATATACAGTGGAACTGTGATTGCTTCCATTGCCGCTACAATCGATAGTTTTATCATTGCTAAGTTTCAAGGACTGGCTGTAGTAGGTGTTTTTGGATTAGCTCAGTATGCAGCAAACCTGATACAAGTTCCTCAAAGAAGTATTCAGGCAATTTCTGCAGGTGTTTTATCCAGGGCATGGAAAGACAAAGACCTGGATGAAATCAAAAGGATTTACAAACGATCCTGTATTAATTTATTAATCATGGCCCTTTTCATTTTTGGTAATCTTTGGTTAAATGTAGCTGATGGAATGAAAGTGCTACATATACAAAGGGAATACGAAGCAGGTATTGCAACTATTTTCATTTTGGGAATGGTCAGAATCATTGATGCCGGTACAGGACTAAATGCAATGGTGATTAATACGTCTACTTATTGGAGATTTGATTTTATCAGTGGTGTTATTTTGCTGGCTTTCCGATTGCCGCTTACCTATTATTTAATCATGCATTACGGAATCATTGGTTCTGCTTTTGCAGAACTGTTTGCCTATAGTTTGTACAACTTTATTCGCTTCGAATTTTTGCGGCGTAAATTCAAAATGCAACCATTTGATCATAAAACGTTGCAGACATTGGTGTCTGCGACAATTGCATTTACTATACCCTTTTTTATATTTAGGGAAATGGAAGGATGGCTGCCCATTTTTCTAAGAACCCTTATTTTCTCGGGCCTATTTATTTTATCTGTATTCAAGCTGGCACTTACACCAGATGCAGGACAGTTATATCATAATTTTATGAAACGTTTCCAAAAGGATTAA